GACTCGGCGGCGACCGCGCAGAAGCCGACTCGGGTCATTGAGGCGGAAGCCACCTTCTATCGTGAGGCGAACGCCGCCGTGCACCGTGGCGCCCACACGCTTGCCGGCGAGGCGACCGAGCTCTACGAGGATGCTCGGGGCACTGTCGCACGCTTTTTGGCCGTCAACGACGACGAGGTCATCTTCACGTCGAACGCTACCGAGGGCCTGAACCTGATCGCGTACGCGATCGGGAACGCGAGCCTCGGTCGCGGGGGAGCGGCGGCCGCTCCGTACGCGCTGCGCGACGGCGATGAGATCGTCGTCACCGAGCTCGAGCACCACGCGAACCTCATCCCGTGGCAAGAGCTCGCCGCCCGCACGGGCGCGACCCTCCGATTCATCCCGGTGGACGACAACGGGGCGATCGACGTCGACGCCGCAACGGGCGTGATCGGGGCGCGCACGCGCATCCTCGCCGTCAGCCACGTGTCGAACGTGACCGGAGCGCACTCACCGCTCGACCGGCTCGTGCCGTTGGCGCGCGCCGTCGGGGCGCTGGTCGTGCTCGACGCCTGCCAGTCGGCGCCGCACCTGCCGCTTCGGCCACGCGAGCTCGACGTCGACGCCGCGGTGTTCAGCGGTCACAAGCTCTACGGCCCGACCGGCATCGGCGTGCTCTACGGTCGCGCTGAGCTGCTCAACGCGCTGCCGCCCTTCCTCACGGGCGGGTCGATGATCACGACCGTTACGATGGAGGGCGCCGAATACCTGCCGGCACCCCAGCGCTTCGAGCCCGGCACGCCGCGCATCGCGCAGGCGATCGGGCTGGCCGAGGCGATCCGCTTTGTCGACGAGTTGGGTTTCGACCGCATCGCTGTGACCGAGCACGAGTTGGGCGCACGGTTGCTCGACGGGCTCGCTGAGGTGCCGGGTATCCGCGTGCTCGGCGCCGATATCGACGCGCCCCGGGTTGCGCTCGCGAGTGTCGTCGTCGACGGCGTGCACGCACACGACGCCGGCCAGGTGCTCGACAACGTCGGCATCGCCGCGCGCGTCGGCCACCACTGCGCGCAGCCCCTGCACCGCCGCCTCGGAGCGACGGCGAGCCTGCGCGTCAGTGCCGGCGTGCACACCACGGCCGACGAGATCGACCAGGCGGTCGCCGCCATCGCGGGCGTTCGCGACTTCTTCGGATTGACGGGAGAGAACGCATGAGCGGACTCGAGCAGCTGTACCAGCA
The sequence above is a segment of the Microcella alkaliphila genome. Coding sequences within it:
- a CDS encoding SufS family cysteine desulfurase is translated as MTLSPAPYAGGVTEAAPFSSAELEHIRAQFPILRRDLYGHPLVYLDSAATAQKPTRVIEAEATFYREANAAVHRGAHTLAGEATELYEDARGTVARFLAVNDDEVIFTSNATEGLNLIAYAIGNASLGRGGAAAAPYALRDGDEIVVTELEHHANLIPWQELAARTGATLRFIPVDDNGAIDVDAATGVIGARTRILAVSHVSNVTGAHSPLDRLVPLARAVGALVVLDACQSAPHLPLRPRELDVDAAVFSGHKLYGPTGIGVLYGRAELLNALPPFLTGGSMITTVTMEGAEYLPAPQRFEPGTPRIAQAIGLAEAIRFVDELGFDRIAVTEHELGARLLDGLAEVPGIRVLGADIDAPRVALASVVVDGVHAHDAGQVLDNVGIAARVGHHCAQPLHRRLGATASLRVSAGVHTTADEIDQAVAAIAGVRDFFGLTGENA